Sequence from the bacterium genome:
CCGGAGTGAAGGTGCGTTTTGAGGTATGGACTCCAGCTGCATCAAATGTTCGGGCCGAAGTATCCGATGGAGAGCTATATGTTAGAGGATTGGAAGGGGAGCTCGAATTGGATACATCGGATGGAGAAATTCTGGCGAGCGATCTGTCCGGAAGCCTGCGTATTTCCGGTTCCGATGGCGATATCAATCTGAAGAATTGCACAGGAACGATGGATATTCATCTTTCGGATGGAGATCTGCGGGCGGAAAATTGTTCCGGACGCGTCAGGATTGAATCCGGTGATGGAAATATAGAGCTTCCCGGGTTTGATGGAGAAATTGAAGTTTCGAATGTAGACGGAGAAGTCCTGATCGATGGCATTCTGAAAAGCATGAACGGCAGGATTGGGGATGGACAAATGCAGATTCGAGTAGCCCCGGGATCAGTGATGCAAAGCGCCTGGTCTTTGCGTTCCGGTGATGGAGAAATTGTGCTGGATCTTCCAGATGACTTTTCAGCTGACCTGGAAGTTTCGACCGGAGATGGACACGTTGAGACCGATCATCCGGTCAGTGTAGTGGGATCTTTGTCCTCGCGCCGATTAACGGGGAAAATCCGGGATGGTGGCTTTTTACTCCAAATTAAAAGCGGTGACGGAAATATCGCGATCAAGTAAGAACGGATGCCAGCGAAAAATCCGCGGTCACAAGCGGAGTATGCCCGTGTTCGGGCAAGATGATTACGCGCGCATCCGGAAGGAGCGAGGCCATCCATCGCGCCTCCTTCACCGATGGAATGAGCTTATCCCGCGCTGATGCGATCATCGTGACTGGAACACTAATTTTGGAGATTTGATCGCGCACATCCAGGCCTTTAACCAGTCGCATGCGGTTCCGTGAAGTGCCGTAACCGTGTGAAAAGGAACATTCACACAACTTTGCGATGTCCTCTCTTTGAACTCCTTCAAATCCAAGAGCCATTTTGTAAAAGAATTCCCTGACCGCATTTCCCAGTGGAATGAAAGTAAATGGTAGAAGAATCAATCCGAGATACAAACGAATGCGACGCCGAAAATATGGGAAAGTATTGATTAACACAAGCCGGTCAATCAGCTCCGGATGCTGAATTGCGAATTGCAAAGCAACAGTACCCCCAAACGATTCGGCCACAATGGTTGCTTTTGCAGCTTGCTCTTCCTTCAACACATTCAGCACATCTCCGATCAGATCCGCATAGTCAAAAGGGGGATGATCTCGCGATGGCAAACAGGCAACGGTGTAATGTTCGCGGAGGGCCGGCTCCTGGCGGTAGAACAATTTGCCGGTGCCTTCCATGCCGGGGAGATAGATGAGAAGCGGTCCATTCCCGGATTTGAAGTAAGGGGTCAACTCTTCTTTCTGAGCTCTTCTTCCAACAATTTTGCTGACACGGCCAGTAAGTCGAACAAAGTCACAACGCCCACCAACCTTCCGTTTTCCACGACAGGCACACAACCGAGATGTCGTTGTCTCATCAATTCAATTGCCTCAAGAGTGGGTGTGTCTGGTCTGACTGTGATCGGATCCTTTTTCATGATCATGTGAACCGGCACACCCTGAGCACGATTGAGTGTCGAGCCCTGCGCCAGAAGTGGCAGGAGATGTCTTTGTGAAACGAGACCAACCAGTTTGCCTTCTTCATTCTCTACGGGAACGTACCGTATGTGTTCCCAGTGCATGATGCTCGCGACATAGTCCACAACATCATCGGGACGAACGGTGAATAAATCTGTGGACATGAACTGTCCAACCGTTCTGTAATTCTGATGATAGCTTTCCATTTCTTGAATCTGCGTCAGTTCCCATTCATAAACCGGCGTGCCGGCGTTTTGATTTTGAACCATGGCACGTGTTAACGCTTGTGCCCTCATCAAAGGTGTTCCGCGATTTCCCATGGCGGAGAGGGACTTCAGCATCCATTGCGAACCGGTTTGACCGGTTCGAACGCGCTCTTCCAGAACGCCCATATATCTGTCGCTCTCTTCACTTTCGAGTCCCATCTTTTTCAATCCGGCGCGCGCAAGCGGAATCAGATGATCCAGGACGAGACTTCTTGCCGTGTAAGTCGTCCCCCCTACCCAGTGGATTGTTCCGCTGAGTCCGTGTCGCGCTGCGGTAAGAAAATTGGTTTTCGCATGGTCGAAATCCAACACTTTGCTGATGGAACCATATTCCTCCGGTAGCGCGGCCATCAAACCAAAATAGAACGCGGAATTTGCAACTTCATCAACAATCGAAGGACCTGCCGGCAACACGCGATTCTCCACACGCAAGTGAGGACGACCATTCATGATTCCATAACAGGGCCGGTTCCATCGCCAGACAGTTCCGTTGTGCAGCCGCAGCGCGGAAAGTTTGGGGATTTCACCCCTCGCAAGCACCGTATGCGGATCCTCATCCA
This genomic interval carries:
- a CDS encoding DUF4097 domain-containing protein, producing the protein MLKKTIYFALSLFLLTGTMWAEDYSFTTERTFEIQGRPELVLRNPDGVIQIIPREGSTVEIKITRQVHGAKSEADAKKSADSRISLELEQTGNQVRAITRWPSEGIRIGWRPGVKVRFEVWTPAASNVRAEVSDGELYVRGLEGELELDTSDGEILASDLSGSLRISGSDGDINLKNCTGTMDIHLSDGDLRAENCSGRVRIESGDGNIELPGFDGEIEVSNVDGEVLIDGILKSMNGRIGDGQMQIRVAPGSVMQSAWSLRSGDGEIVLDLPDDFSADLEVSTGDGHVETDHPVSVVGSLSSRRLTGKIRDGGFLLQIKSGDGNIAIK
- a CDS encoding alpha/beta hydrolase is translated as MTPYFKSGNGPLLIYLPGMEGTGKLFYRQEPALREHYTVACLPSRDHPPFDYADLIGDVLNVLKEEQAAKATIVAESFGGTVALQFAIQHPELIDRLVLINTFPYFRRRIRLYLGLILLPFTFIPLGNAVREFFYKMALGFEGVQREDIAKLCECSFSHGYGTSRNRMRLVKGLDVRDQISKISVPVTMIASARDKLIPSVKEARWMASLLPDARVIILPEHGHTPLVTADFSLASVLT
- a CDS encoding glutamate-cysteine ligase family protein; its protein translation is MGELNVEEVDHLKLRDFMRALIADCWAIEKMLETGMFESGARRIGAEQEMFLIDRANMRPAMISAPLLQVINDSRFTTELAKFNLEANLAPREFGPGCLKSMEADLNELVTKAKDAAKQFEADVALAGILPTLNLADLSLDNMTDVPRYRELNKMLMQVRGSKFYVLIKGLDELHATHDNMMLESCNTSFQLHYQVGPEEFVDLYNLSQAVTAPVLAAAVNSPMLFGHRLWAETRLALFQHSVDERSELVKSRARPSRVSFGERWIEKSVLEIFRQDIARYRVLLTHALDEDPHTVLARGEIPKLSALRLHNGTVWRWNRPCYGIMNGRPHLRVENRVLPAGPSIVDEVANSAFYFGLMAALPEEYGSISKVLDFDHAKTNFLTAARHGLSGTIHWVGGTTYTARSLVLDHLIPLARAGLKKMGLESEESDRYMGVLEERVRTGQTGSQWMLKSLSAMGNRGTPLMRAQALTRAMVQNQNAGTPVYEWELTQIQEMESYHQNYRTVGQFMSTDLFTVRPDDVVDYVASIMHWEHIRYVPVENEEGKLVGLVSQRHLLPLLAQGSTLNRAQGVPVHMIMKKDPITVRPDTPTLEAIELMRQRHLGCVPVVENGRLVGVVTLFDLLAVSAKLLEEELRKKS